GATCGGTGATGACCGACGCGACCGAGTTGAGCGCGCCGCCGATGCTCGGCGTGGTCTTCAGGGCGTTCGCGAGCGCGAGCATGAAGTTGTCGAGCTGCTCTTCGATGAGCTCGACCCGCTTGCGGCGCATGGCCTCGATGTAGACGAGCGGCACCACCGCGATGAGGAGCAGGCCCGCCCACCACATGGGGATGGAGAACAGCACGTTCGCCGTGATGAGGAAGAACGCCACGCCGAGCTGCCCGAGCGTGATGTTCTGCCCCGGGATGAAGATGAACATCGGCCGCAGGCGCTGCTCGAGCAGCGAGTTGTAGCGGGCCCAGTAGCGGTACACGGGACCCGACTGATCGGCCGCGGCGGCCCACGTGCCAGCGAAGAGCGCGAGCCCGGTGACCCCGGCGCTCGCCCACTTCAGCACCTCCGTCACGGGGGACACGTCCCCCATTCTGCCGCTCATCATACGTAGGGCTCCCCGGGCTTCACGAGCCCCATCACGATGAACGTATCGAGGAACGACGGCAAGTAGCCCGTGGCGCGGAACTCACCCACGACCTTGCCGCCTGGGCCCGTGCCCGTGCGCACGAAGGCGAAGATGTGGCGCAGCTCGATGTCGCCCGATTCGCGATCGAGGCCGGTCACCTCGCTTATCGCGGTCACCTTGCGCGAGCCGTCGGAGAGGCGGCTCTGCTGGACGATCATGTTCACGCTCCCCGCGATCTGCTCGCGGATCGCGCGGACCGGCAGGTCGAGGCCCGACATGAGCACGAGCGTCTCGAGGCGGTTGATGGCCTCGCGCGGGGAGTTCGCGTGGGTCGTGGTCATCGACCCGTCGTGTCCCGTGTTCATGGCCTGGAGCATGTCGAGCGCCTCGCCGCCGCGGCACTCGCCGACGACGATGCGGTCGGGGCGCATACGCAGGGCGTTCTTCACGAGGTCGCGGATGGTGTACTCGCCGCGCCCCTCGAGGTTCGGCGGGCGGGTCTCGAGCGAGACGACGTGCGGCTGCTGCAGCTGGAGCTCGGCCGCGTCTTCGATGGTGACGATGCGATCTTCCTCGGGGATCGAGGCGGAGAGCACGTTGAGCAGCGTGGTCTTCCCGCTGCCCGTGCCGCCCGAGATGACGATGTTCTTCTTCGCGACCACGCAGCGCGTGAGGAAGCGGCCCATCTGCGTGGTCATCGAGCCGTAGTTGACGAGCTTCTCGAGCGTGAGCGGCACCTTCGAGAACTTGCGGATGGTGATGCACGCACCGCGGAGCGCGATGGGCTTGATGACCGCGTTCACGCGGGAGCCGTCTTTGAGGCGCGCGTCGACGAGCGGCGACGACTCGTCGATGCGTCGGCCGAGCGGCGTGACGATGCGCTCGATGACCGCGCGCACGCGCTCGTCGTCGGTGAACCGAGCCTCCGACAGCATGAGCTTGCCGCTGTTCTCGATGTAGATCGTGTTGGGATCCACGACCATGATCTCGCTGACCTTGGGGTCGGAGAGGAAGCGCTCCAGCGGCCCAAGGCCCAGGGCCTCGTCGGAGAGCTCGCCGATGAGCGTGTCGCGGTCGATCTCGGGCGGGATCTTCAGCGCCATGTTCGCCACGATCTGGCGGAGCGCGGTGAGCACCTTCGGGCGCATCGAGGGGTCGTCGAGCTTCTTCGCGTCGATGGTGGCGAGATCGAGGTGCTCGAGGAGCGCCTTGTGGATCTCGCGGCGCATTTCGACGTCTTTTCTTCGCTCTTCGTCGCGGGGCCGCGACGGCATGAGCTGCGCCTGCATCGCCGGGTTCTGCCCGAGCGCCTGGGGAGGGAGCGGGGGCGCCACGCCGCGCGTCTGCGCGTGGTGCTGCTGCATGTGCGCGGGCACCTGCCCCGACATGCCCATGTGACCCTGCTGGCCGCCGTGCTGCCCGTGCTGCCCTCCGTGCGCCCCCGGCTGACCCATGTGCGGGGGCATCTGCGAGGGCATCGGCGGCGGCGCCATCGGCGGCAGGCCCGTCCGCGGGCGGGTCTGCGGCGGCGGCGGCGCCTGCGGCGCGTCGCCCGGGAAGAACGCGACCGTGAAGTCGCCGAGCACCACCGGTGTGCCGAACGGCACCTCGATCGCCTCGCGCTTCAGCAGAATGCCGCCGGCGAGCGTGCCGTTCGTGGAGACGTCCTCGACGAGGATCGACTGCGGCCCAATCTGCACGACCGCGTGCTGCCGGGACACGAGATCGCTCTCGAGCCGGAGCACGCACTGCGCGTGACGCCCGATGGAGATGGGTCCGGTGACGGCCATCGTCTCCTGACGCTGGCCCTGAGACTCCGACTGGATGAGGACCCGAACCGAGGTCATGCCCTGCTCCTCGCAGTTTCGGCGGCGGCGGCCATGGCCGCTACTTGGCCGCTTACTTGGCCGCTTACTTGGCCGCTTACTTGGCCGCTTACTTGGCCGATGGGGGAGCCTTCGGGAAGGCCTCCACGTTGTCGATGTCCCCCGAGTAGTCCTTGAAGCTGTTCAAGGCGTTGTTGATGATCTCGAGCGAGCTCTTCGGCACCGAGTCCACGACGCTGGGGATGATGAACACAGCGCCTTCGGTCTCGGCGTTGTCCCAGCGCTGGCTCCCGAAGAGCGCCCCGACGACGGGCAGCTGCGCGAGGCCCGGCAGGCCCGCGCTGTCGCGGCGACGGGTCTGGGTCTTGATTCCCGAGAGGACGAGCGCTTGGCCAAGCTTCAGCGTGACGAGGGTCTCGAGCTTGGTGGTCGAGCGCCCCGGCACCGTGCCCGAGGCCGCCGGCGTGAGGTCGGCCACATCGGCCGCGAGCTTGATCTCGACGTCCTTCGAGTTGACGTCGTACCGCGGCAGCACGGTCACGTTCGTGCCGAACTGCACCTTGACGAGGCCTACCGAGTTCGCGGTGACCTGCTGGAAGTTCTGCTCGCCGCCGCTCTGGAAGGTGGCCTCGGAGCCGTTCGACGTGATGACCGTCGACTGCTTCATGATGCGCACCCAGCCGTAGCGCGACCCGATGTCGAGGCGCGGCATGGGCTGGTTCACGATGTTCGCCTCGGCGCGCGTGGCGGTCTTGGCGATGAAGTCGAAGTCGATGCGCGTGGCGACGATCTGCTGGCCTTGGCCGGAGACGCCGCCGATGGCGTCGGGCCACCCGATGCCCACCGTGTAGTTCCAGCTCTTCTCGTACTGGACGAAGTAAAAGTCGAGTCGCATCAACAGCTTACGGTCGGCGGCGCCCTGCCCCACCGTGACCACCGACTCGACCTGCCCTTGATACAGCGAGGCGATCTGCTGGATGCGCTTGGAGTCGGATTCGCTCGAGACGCCGCCCTCGATGAACACGCGGCCGCCCACTCGACGCACCCGAATGCCCGGGATGCCCTCGAGGAGCTGCACGAGCTCCTTCTCGACCACCTGCGGCGGGCGCTGAGCCACCGAGATGTCGTACGTCACCTGCGACTTGTCCTTGCGGATGAGGAGCAGCGTGGTGGAGCCGGGCTTCACGGCGCGGAGCACGAACTGCGACTTGTCGTCGGTGAGCTGCACGCTCACGATGCCGGCCTGACCCTCGGTGTACTGGTCGATGCCGGACGCGGGGATGGTCTTGGTCTCGCCGATGGCGAGCGCGATGTCCTCGCGCTTCTGCGAGCCCTGCGCCGCGGCGGCGCGAGGCACGATGGAGAGCGAGATCGCCGAGGCGACCCCCATCGCCCCCGCGAGCCAGAAGATACGTGTGGAGCGCTTCAAGCTAAGCATCACGGGTTCTGTCCTCCGCCACCGATCACGGTGGGCCCCCTGGGTGTACGCACGCCAGGGATGGTGGCCCGCTGCTCGGGCTTCAAGATTGCGTCCATGTTGATGTCGACCAGACCGACCGTGGTCTTGTTGTCCTCGGGGTTGCGGACCGCGACCGCGAGGCGGCCACGCTCGGCGGCGAGGGCGAGGATCTGGGCCTCCGGGAGCGTGAGGCTCAGCGTGAGGAGGTTCTCGCGATCGGCCGACTTGTCGCGGCTCTCGCTCGCCTCGACCGACGTGTCGACGCCCGTCGCGAGCACGAGGACGCGCTGGAGGAGCACCACCGCGTTCTTCGCCTCGCTGATGCCGCCGGCGCCGAGGACGCCGATGACGTCGACGTAGTCGCCCGGGCGGATGAGCGCGATGCTCGAGTCGTCGCGGGCGGTGCGGATCGACACCGCGCGGTAGCCCGGCTGCACGAGCACGCTGAGCTCCTTGCGGTCCTCGTTCGCCGTGGCGAGGTCGGTCCACATGAGGGTCTGACCGGCCTTCACGGTGGTGCCCACGCGGAGGTTCAAGATCTTCGACTTCTCGGCCTCCTTCACGGAGCGCTCTTCGACGTAAGCGATCGGGATCTCGCGCGTCGCGATGTTGTCTTCGCTCAGCGCCTTGCCGCGATCGACCTGCTTGACGACGGTGAGCACGCGCACGCGCTCACCGCCGGAGGCCTCGACCTCGAAGCGGCGCTGGTACAGAAAGAGCAGGAAGATCCCGAGGATGCCGACCACGACGGCGATGGCGAGGGCGCGACGATTCACGAAGT
This genomic window from Myxococcales bacterium contains:
- a CDS encoding type II secretion system F family protein, which translates into the protein MSPVTEVLKWASAGVTGLALFAGTWAAAADQSGPVYRYWARYNSLLEQRLRPMFIFIPGQNITLGQLGVAFFLITANVLFSIPMWWAGLLLIAVVPLVYIEAMRRKRVELIEEQLDNFMLALANALKTTPSIGGALNSVASVITDPMRQEVDLALKEMKVGSTLDQALLHMAARVGSRQLDSALSSVLIGRQVGGNLPKVLEATANTLREMRRLEGVVRTKTAEGKMQLWVIAVMPFGLLVGLNSLWPGYFDPLTKSVTGYLISTGCVACWASSIIIARKVLAVDL
- the cpaB gene encoding Flp pilus assembly protein CpaB; this translates as MNRRALAIAVVVGILGIFLLFLYQRRFEVEASGGERVRVLTVVKQVDRGKALSEDNIATREIPIAYVEERSVKEAEKSKILNLRVGTTVKAGQTLMWTDLATANEDRKELSVLVQPGYRAVSIRTARDDSSIALIRPGDYVDVIGVLGAGGISEAKNAVVLLQRVLVLATGVDTSVEASESRDKSADRENLLTLSLTLPEAQILALAAERGRLAVAVRNPEDNKTTVGLVDINMDAILKPEQRATIPGVRTPRGPTVIGGGGQNP
- the tadA gene encoding Flp pilus assembly complex ATPase component TadA encodes the protein MTSVRVLIQSESQGQRQETMAVTGPISIGRHAQCVLRLESDLVSRQHAVVQIGPQSILVEDVSTNGTLAGGILLKREAIEVPFGTPVVLGDFTVAFFPGDAPQAPPPPQTRPRTGLPPMAPPPMPSQMPPHMGQPGAHGGQHGQHGGQQGHMGMSGQVPAHMQQHHAQTRGVAPPLPPQALGQNPAMQAQLMPSRPRDEERRKDVEMRREIHKALLEHLDLATIDAKKLDDPSMRPKVLTALRQIVANMALKIPPEIDRDTLIGELSDEALGLGPLERFLSDPKVSEIMVVDPNTIYIENSGKLMLSEARFTDDERVRAVIERIVTPLGRRIDESSPLVDARLKDGSRVNAVIKPIALRGACITIRKFSKVPLTLEKLVNYGSMTTQMGRFLTRCVVAKKNIVISGGTGSGKTTLLNVLSASIPEEDRIVTIEDAAELQLQQPHVVSLETRPPNLEGRGEYTIRDLVKNALRMRPDRIVVGECRGGEALDMLQAMNTGHDGSMTTTHANSPREAINRLETLVLMSGLDLPVRAIREQIAGSVNMIVQQSRLSDGSRKVTAISEVTGLDRESGDIELRHIFAFVRTGTGPGGKVVGEFRATGYLPSFLDTFIVMGLVKPGEPYV